GCGTTTAATCTTCCGGAAGGTACGGCAACCCGTCAATGGGTTTCACTAAGCAGGTTTCCCTCAGCATCAAACCGCATTTCTTCCGGTTGGCCTTCAATGGTGACACTCTCCAGTTTGGCGACTTCTTCCGCCAACGACTCTGAGACCCATAACTCGCCCATATGAAGCGTATTTTTGATACGGACCACCCGGGCGGTGGCCTCATCCGCATAGCAGGTTTTAACGCCGGCCTTGATGGCATCCCGGTCATCGTCCAAAATGGCGGGAAGTTTGACGACGCCCGCTTCACGAGAGGTCAGGGCGTTGGCATAAGTTTTTGGATAATCGATTTTCGCCGCCATTTTGCGGGTGCTGAAATCGGCATGACCCATACCGTTGGCGTTGCCATGGGTGCGTTCAGTCAGATCCAGCACCACGATTTTATTGACTTCCGGGCCGCCGGAGGCATAGGGTGTGGGGTAGCGGCCGGTAATATTCGGGTCCATGCCGTCGCCGGAAATGTCCTTGCCAATTTCATCAATAATCAGGAGGTCGATCTGGCTGACCGGCAGCCGGGGCATATTGGCCTTGGCTTCCTGCAGCAGTTCACGGTCGGTTTCAATTAGTCTTTCCGGGGGAACGGCCACAAGTTTGGCCGGTTCGTCATAGGCGTTTTCCACCGAGGCAACGCCGAACAGGATATTGGCTTTTGTCAGTGAAATGCGGGCCATGGCGACAATATTGGCCGCCATATAC
Above is a genomic segment from Acetonema longum DSM 6540 containing:
- a CDS encoding lactate racemase domain-containing protein; this encodes MDVIKELVKDVPLPRMVKIHQTFPRPLVSDLPRTIAEELAKPEIAAKIKPGMKIALAVGSRGVAQIPTIAASVVRELKARGAQPFIVPAMGSHGGATAEGQRGVLADLGVTEESAGCPIISSMEVVEIGRLESGLPVYIDKNAYEADGIIVICRVKPHTAFRAANESGLVKMITIGLGKQKGAESCHSYSFRYMAANIVAMARISLTKANILFGVASVENAYDEPAKLVAVPPERLIETDRELLQEAKANMPRLPVSQIDLLIIDEIGKDISGDGMDPNITGRYPTPYASGGPEVNKIVVLDLTERTHGNANGMGHADFSTRKMAAKIDYPKTYANALTSREAGVVKLPAILDDDRDAIKAGVKTCYADEATARVVRIKNTLHMGELWVSESLAEEVAKLESVTIEGQPEEMRFDAEGNLLSETH